A segment of the Methanothermobacter tenebrarum genome:
GATACCCTTCCATATCGCGGATATGTTACCAGCGTTACCCACAGGTAATATAATGCGATCAGGAGATCTCCAACCCAATTCATCAACTATCTCAAACCCAATGGACTTCTGACCCTCCAAACGGAAAGGATTCACAGAATTAAGAAGGTAGACTTCACCCATCAAAGCCAATCTAGTCACAGCCTCAAGAGCCTCATCAAAATTACCCTTCACAGACAAAACCCGGGCACCATGAAACATGGCCTGGGCAAGCTTGCCAAGAGCAACCTTACCCTGGGGTAAAAGCACTAAACAGTCAAGGTTGGCCCTCGCAGCATACGCAGCCAATGAAGCTGAAGTATTACCTGTTGAGGCGCATCCAACACTCTTAACCCCCAACTCGAGGGCTTTGGTTATACCGACACTCATACCCCTATCCTTAAAGCTTCCTGTTGGATTAGCACCCTCAAATTTAACATACAATTTCACCCCAAGGTCTTTGCCTATGTTATCACATTTTATAAGGGGTGTTCCACCCTCCTGGAGTGTTACTATTTTTGATTCATCAACTGGCATGAACTCTTTATACTTCCACATTGTTTCTTTCCTACCCTCGAAAACATCCTTTGAAACCTCAGGTTCTATTATGACCTCGAGTATAGAACCGCACTCTCTACAAGTGTATATTATCTCATCTAGGCTGTACTCCATTCCACATTTTATACACCTTATCATAACCTCAACCCATAAAACCTTTTATTATATAATATAATGATAGTGTGAGCTCTGATTCGATTATAGCCGCTATAAATATGAGTATAACAGCTATAAGGAGTATGACTAATGAATCCTTAAATTCCTTCATGTTCTCATTTAATGATCTTTTCAATTTCACAGTGAATGGCCCTGAAATTTTTATAAGATCCCCTATAAATTGTATGAGGAAACTTGATAACTTGAAACCAGCCACGCTAGCAATTATAAGACCAGGAATTTCAAATATGCCATGGGGCGCCACTAATAGGATGAAATCAACCATTGGAACCTTTGTGGCGAAATATCCCATAAATAATCCGTTAAGCGCGAGGAATAAGCCAGTGAAGATGCCCAAAGACAAACCACCGAGATACAATAATATGATGGCCTGCAAATTATGTGAGAATATGGAGAATATGGTGATACCCTCTTCTATGACACTCTTCTTAAACTCTCTCATGATAGGGGCTAGAAGAATATCTAGAAATCCTGAAAGGAAGTATCCTATAAAGAATGCTCCTACAAATATCAGCGCGGATATGATAAGATAGTTTCTATTTTCCCTATAAAGTTCTATGATATTCATGATTGCACCTTGTCAAGTATGGATTCTGCGATTTTCTCGGCTCTTTTCCTCTTCTTTGAAAATTCTTCAAAAAATCTCCGCATATAATCTGCGACATTATTTTTACATTCACCACACATAAGCGTGCCGTTCCTACAATCCTCATACATCTTTTCAAGCTTTTTATCAGAGCCTAGCATATGATATAATAGGATCTCATATACTATACAATCCTCTGGAACCCCGCCGAGTCTCCTCTGCTCCTCTAAGGTTTCCCTCCCACCAGTCTTAGCATTTCTGATCTTCCACTCGATCTCCTCAAGGGAATCTGTTAAAAATATTGCGCTGGCTGGTTTGCTGCTTGACATTTTACCTCCAGTAAGACCCCTCATAAACCTATGATAGGTGGAAGAGGGGAGGATGAAACCATACCTTTTCTCAAAACGGGACGCTATATCCCTCGTAAGACGTATGTGAGGGTCCTGGTCAGGCCCCACTGGTACAAGGGTTGGTCTTGGACCCCCATACTCCTCTAATTGGGGGTGTAGTATATCAGCGACTTGTATAAGCGGAACATAAACATGTGCCATGTTAGTCGAACCAGTGAAACCATATATGGCCCTTAACTCGTTAAAGTTAACCTTTTTTGCGAATATATAAGCGAGATCCTCCACTACAAGATTCTCAGATTGCAAATATACGTGAATGTTATCCTTTGTAAGGTCTAGGCCCAATGCTATATAATTACTTATATATTCTTTGATTGCGAGTTCCCTTGATTCCTCAAAGTGGATGTCGCGTGCAGAATAGGATTCCATATCAGCTATTGGAATGTAGATTTCTGCTCCTTGTTCATCATACCAGATGAGCTGGTCAACTACCATCTTATGTCCAATGTGCATCCTCCCACTGGGCATCATCCCAGTTACCACTGCGAAATCTCTTTCCTCATCCATGGCTGTGAGTATCCTCTCATAGTCCCTGTGGCCGAATATTATACCCCTTCTCATGAGCCAATGAGGATCCTTTATCTTATCTATGATTTCTTTGAAGGGTTTTATGCCGAAGTTTTTCATTATCTCATTGTATTCTAGTATGCTTGAACTCCATGGGTCTATCATCCTCTTCCACCCTTTATGGTCTGATCCATTCTACCATGTAGTAGGTGATGTCTTCTTCGTCATCAACTACTGCAAGGATTAGTTTTTTTCTCACGCCATGGGCGACTCTCACATAACTTGAAAAATCTAGGATTTTAAGGTTTGTACTTTCATGTAGTATCCTTATAAGGTAACTTGAATGATCCTTAGTTGGGGTTTCGCCCCTTTCATATACTCTGAATTCTGAACCATATTTGAAGCCTGTTTTTACTATGTAGCCCCTGTCTCGGAGATCCCTATAGACTATGAATTTCTGGTATAATCCGCGCCTGTTTAGGATGGATATGAGCTCATTGAAGCTTATCTCTTTGTCACCATCCCATATTGTGAGTTTGCCCTTTCCTTGTAGGTAGGCTGCCTCCACTAGTGAAAGTTTTAATTGGTCGCCTTCTAGGTTGCCATAGTGGCTTTTCTGGTTTAGGCGTAAAGCCGTGGGATCCCCTTGTACTGTTACTGTGTTACCTGCAAGTTGACCATCCAAGCCTTCTCACCCTCTAATAGTGTGCTTCTGCAAGGTCCTTTTCTTTTTTCCCCATTTTCTTCATTAACTCGTATATTATACCATCTAATATTAGGAGGCTTGTATCCTCATATAATGTTCCAAGGGGTACTTCATCAGTTTGATTCCCTTCACTTATCGCCTTATTGTAATCTCTCCATGGCCCTACATCTATTATGGCCTCAGATAATCCCTTTGCAAGTTCTGATTCTGCATTTGCTGTCACTCCAATGATCTTAGCACCTTTATCTTTCAATCTTTGGGTTTCTTTTACTATGCAGCTTGTACTCCCAGAACTTGAAA
Coding sequences within it:
- the endA gene encoding tRNA-intron lyase — its product is MDGQLAGNTVTVQGDPTALRLNQKSHYGNLEGDQLKLSLVEAAYLQGKGKLTIWDGDKEISFNELISILNRRGLYQKFIVYRDLRDRGYIVKTGFKYGSEFRVYERGETPTKDHSSYLIRILHESTNLKILDFSSYVRVAHGVRKKLILAVVDDEEDITYYMVEWIRP
- the thrC gene encoding threonine synthase, producing MIRCIKCGMEYSLDEIIYTCRECGSILEVIIEPEVSKDVFEGRKETMWKYKEFMPVDESKIVTLQEGGTPLIKCDNIGKDLGVKLYVKFEGANPTGSFKDRGMSVGITKALELGVKSVGCASTGNTSASLAAYAARANLDCLVLLPQGKVALGKLAQAMFHGARVLSVKGNFDEALEAVTRLALMGEVYLLNSVNPFRLEGQKSIGFEIVDELGWRSPDRIILPVGNAGNISAIWKGISEFYQAGFIDERPMMVGIQAEGASPIVKAFKKGEMEIEVVENPETVATAIRIGAPVSYRKALRAIYESEGLAESVSDEEILEAQKLLARREGIGVEPASAASIAGLIRLLDEGEIDRGEEIVCIATGHLLKDPDTAIRACEEPVEVEADISSLLEVMGGKTSSM
- a CDS encoding SIS domain-containing protein, which produces MYLNETIEKIIEHTQNVVKRIKEEYQNLDKILNLLAKSKSIFILGSGRSKLVGEAFAMRLAQLRLNVHVIGDSTTISPKKKDLIIVISSSGSTSCIVKETQRLKDKGAKIIGVTANAESELAKGLSEAIIDVGPWRDYNKAISEGNQTDEVPLGTLYEDTSLLILDGIIYELMKKMGKKEKDLAEAHY
- a CDS encoding stage II sporulation protein M, translating into MNIIELYRENRNYLIISALIFVGAFFIGYFLSGFLDILLAPIMREFKKSVIEEGITIFSIFSHNLQAIILLYLGGLSLGIFTGLFLALNGLFMGYFATKVPMVDFILLVAPHGIFEIPGLIIASVAGFKLSSFLIQFIGDLIKISGPFTVKLKRSLNENMKEFKDSLVILLIAVILIFIAAIIESELTLSLYYIIKGFMG
- a CDS encoding tryptophan--tRNA ligase, translated to MIDPWSSSILEYNEIMKNFGIKPFKEIIDKIKDPHWLMRRGIIFGHRDYERILTAMDEERDFAVVTGMMPSGRMHIGHKMVVDQLIWYDEQGAEIYIPIADMESYSARDIHFEESRELAIKEYISNYIALGLDLTKDNIHVYLQSENLVVEDLAYIFAKKVNFNELRAIYGFTGSTNMAHVYVPLIQVADILHPQLEEYGGPRPTLVPVGPDQDPHIRLTRDIASRFEKRYGFILPSSTYHRFMRGLTGGKMSSSKPASAIFLTDSLEEIEWKIRNAKTGGRETLEEQRRLGGVPEDCIVYEILLYHMLGSDKKLEKMYEDCRNGTLMCGECKNNVADYMRRFFEEFSKKRKRAEKIAESILDKVQS